Within the Candidatus Hydrogenedentota bacterium genome, the region TTATACGCTTGAAGCCGTGTTTCTTCTCCTTTTTGAACCCCAGGAAGCAAACCGGCGGTAGCATCGTCCTCGCCGGGATCCTCGACGGTTTCCTCATACATCGCCAGGAAACCTTTGAACTTGAGAACCGCCCCGGTCGCCCGGAAGATGTGCTCTCGCGCCTCCACATCGATCGACGTCTGATCGAAGATGGCCGAGGCCATCTGGCACGCTACGAACCGTTTCCAGATCAACGTGTACAGCTTGAGCTGGTCGGTATCGAGAAACCGGCCTATCGTTTCCGGCGTATGGCCGGCGCTCGTTGGGCGAATGGCCTCGTGAGCATCCTGGGCCCCCTTCTTGCTGCGGTAGAAATTGGGTTGATCAGGCAGCATGGCCCGCTCGAAATGCGTCGCGATATGCTGACGCACGTCTTGAATGGCTTCTTGCGCCAGGCGGGTGGAATCGGTGCGCATGTACGTGATGAGCCCGACGCGGCCCTCCGCGCCCAGAGCGATACCCTCGTACAACTGCTGGGCGATCACCATGGTCTTGCGGGGAGCAAAGCCCAGTTTGCGCGACGCCTCCTGCTGAAGGGTGCTTGTGATAAAAGGCGGATAGGGGTGGCGCTTGACTTCCTTCTTCTCGACGCCTGCGACACGAAACTCAGCGCCATCAAGAGCAGTCAGAACCGCCTGAACCTGCCCCTCGTTCTCGAGATCCGCTTTTTCGCCGCGGACCTTCGTAAGCCGCGCGGTAAAACCCTCCTCTCGGGGAGTCAAGAAATCCGCATCGAGGGTCCAATACTCGCGCGGCACGAAATTGCGGATAGCTTCTTCCCGCTCGCAGACCATCCGCACCGCCACCGATTGAACTCGCCCCGCGCTCAGCCCGCGCTGCATCCCAAATTGGAGCAACGGGCTGATTTTGTAGCCCACCAGCCGGTCGAGGATACGCCGCGCCTGTTGTGCGTCAACAAGGTTCGCATCTATGGGACGCGGATTTTTCGCGGCTTCACAGACACAACGCTTGGTAATCTCGTTGAAGACTACCCGTGCCGCGGGTTTCCCGACCTTCTCCAGCAGCGCCGCCACATGCCACCCAATCGCTTCTCCCTCACGGTCAGGGTCTGTTGCAAGCAAAATGCGGTCGGCTTTTTCCGCGGCCTCCTGCAGCTCCTTGACCGCCTTTCGCGACTCCTTCAATTGGACATATTGAGGCTCGAAGTTCCTGTCGATGTCGACGCCCAACGAGCTTTTGGGCAGGTCCCGGACGTGACCGTAGCAGGCTTTCACCATGTAGCTCGAACCAAGGAATTTATTGATGGTCCTCGCCTTGGCAGGGGATTCTACAACGACCAGATATCTCGCCATATATTGCTCCTGATCAAACAACGACGCCGCTTCCCACCCACGGGAAGGGCGTCAGGCAAACCACATCGCCAGCTTATCAATGGAAGGTTTCCGTTTGGCCTTCCATCACGCCGTAAATCGTCTGCTGTGACTCAAAATCGCGTCCGCCGCACACTATCCAGGAAAGCAGATAATCCAACTCATCCAGGCCGATGCGCCCGTCAAACTGAACCACGTTGTCCAGGATGGCTTCTCGCTCCTGCGGTGAGATCAGCCCGTAGAATTCGAGCCGGCTCAGGGCATCACGGGCCTCGGCCGTCATTTTATGAAACTCGATTTCCGCCAGTGCGCGGACCGGCACTGGTTGCGCCTGCTGAACCATGTGATAGGGGACTACTCGGCTGCCAACTAACTTCATTGCAGCATCTATATCGCGCTTCTTATATCCTTGACCGGCTAACCACTTACGAAGTCCTATCTCTGATGTGGCCCGTTCCGGTTGCTCTTGAATCCGGCGGAGGATAACATCCACCAGCTCGATAAGGGATTGCTTCATGCACCACTCCAACTGTTGACCATTCCAGACTCCACGTTGACGCTCATATTGTAGGAGCCAGTATGCCTACTGTCAACCCGGACGCAGAGGCCGCGGCGGCGCAAAATGCGTAAAACGTTATAAGTGAGCTATTTACGCATAATATTCAGGAACTGGGCACGACGGCGAAGCCCTACCCGGTCCCATGTGAATTCCTCTGCGCGGGCTCTGGCGGCTCGAGCCATGTTTTCACGAAGCTCACGGTCCCGGGCAATCGTGTGAATCCGTTCGGCCCAGAGGTCGACATCATATGGATCCATTACATACCCTTCCACCCCGTCTCGCACAATCGCCCCGCCGCCCATGGGGCTTACCAGGGAGGGGAGCCCCCACCCGAGAGCCTCATAACTGACCAAGGGGCTGCCTTCTTCGTGGGTCGGGAAAATGAACACATCGGCCTTGCGATACGCTTCGTTGATGTCGGTGGTGTCCTGGGGAATTATCACGTCGCTGCGGTTCAGATACTCTGAATAGTGCTCGGAAACGGCACACTCCATATCGCCCAACAAGAACAGCAGCAGCCGACCCTGGATTCCTGCCCGCTCCCACATCTTCAGCAGCCAGGGAACCCCCTTCCGCACGCACCCCCGTCCCACAAAGAGGAAGGTTGGGCAGTCCGGGTTGGAAACGGCCTTATCTTGGAATCGGAACCTTCGTGGTTCCCACCCATAGCTCGACTGCAGGACCTTAGCCTCGGGGACTCCCGCGTCCACGAGAGAGGCTGCCACATTGTTGCTCGGCGCAAAGACGTAATCGGCCAGCGCCATTTTTTCGCTCTCGACGGTCACGTCCGCTTCCTTGATGCCGTGCTTGGGCGGCCAACCAAGTTTCTCATAGGCCTCACGGAGTACTCGGAGTGAGGTCTTTCGATGACAGTTGATGCGCTCGGCGACAATCGTTATGCCGCGTTGCTTGACGGATCGATAGAGCTCGACCGATACCGCCGGCCAGAGATAAGCAATATCGCCGTCATGGAACCCGTTCAGATACCGCTTTTCGAGGTGGCGTATGGCCCAGGTGGAAACGAGCGGTTTGCGATACAGATTCAACCTGCAGAGAAGCCGGAATAGCGGCCGGGGCATGCCCGGGCGCAGAAAGCCGTCATTCAAATGCGCTGCGAACTGCGGCGACCAGTACTCGACTGGAAAGGCCTCGTTTCGCATGGCCGACAGCAGGGCATAGCATGCGTGGGTAGCGCCCTTATCTTGACAGAAAACGGGGTATAAAGCCTTGATCATAGTCTCTCACATAGCCCCTGTCTGGATTCCAGGGAAACAGGGCGCCTCTTTTCTGCGTCTTGAACCCGTGCAAACCGCCGTATACTATGGAAGCTGCGAAGGAATCGCAACTTACGCCGAGAGGGGAGGCTGGAGACTAAGGCTGGAGTCCACCGGGCTCTCGTTCGGGGTTTTGTCGTGGAATGGCTCGGCAGGCTGATACTCGGGCCCCTGAGAAACGGATGTCGAGTTCGAGCAGGGGGTAAACGTGAAGACCGTCATCCTGTGTGGTGGAAAAGGCACGCGCATCCGCGACGTGTCCAGCGAGATTCCAAAGCCGATGGTCCCCATCGGGGAGTTCCCTGTGCTCAAGCATATCATGGACATTTACAGTCTGCACGGTTACCGGGATTTCGTGCTCTGTCTGGGTTTCAAGGGATGGAAGATCAAGGAGTACTTCCTGAATTTCCGCGCGCAAACAGCCGACATCACGATCGATATGGCCAACAACGGGACGGTGCGTTACGCCGATACCGAAATGCCGCCGTGGCAGATCACCCTTGCTGAGACGGGCCTCGAAGCCATGACGGGTTGCCGCATCAAGCGCATTCAGAAATACGTCGGCAACGATCGGTTTATGCTGACTTATGGTGATGGCGTTGGTGACGTGAACATCAGGGCATTGGCCGATTTCCACCGGTCACACGGCAAACTCATCACCATTACGTCCGTGCGGCCTCCCGCGCGGTTCGGCGAACTGGTGGTCAAGAACAACCAGGTCACCTCATTCCAGGAGAAACCCCAAGCTGCCGCCGGATACATCAACGGCGGATTCTTTGTGTGCGAACCCGGCGTGTTCGATTATGTGACGGCCGAAGAGTCGTGCACCTTCGAGCGCCAGCCGCTTCAGCGCCTCGCGCGCGACGGACAGATGATGACCTACTATCATGACGGTTTCTGGATGCCGATGGACACGTTCCGCGAGTATACCCTGCTCAACGATATGTGGAATCGCGGCGAAGCCCCATGGTTGAAGAAAAGCTGACACCGCACCGTAACGGCCCGGACAGATGAAGTCGCGGGGAGGAAAAGCACACATGCCGTTTCGCGATTTTTACCGTGGCAAGAAAGTGCTCATCACCGGGCACACCGGTTTCAAAGGCTCCTGGCTGGCAAGCTGGCTCGAGATTCTGAACGCCGAGGTGTACGGCCTTGCCCTCGAACCCAATACCGACCCGGCGCTGTTCGATATCCTCGGCCTGAAAGACCGGGTGAATCACCGCATTCTCGATATCCGCGACCCGGAACCGCTTGCGGCTCACGTAGCGGCCGTGAGGCCCGACCTCGTGTTTCACATGGCCGCCCAGCCAATCGTGCGCCTCTCTTACGAAATCCCCCTCGAAACGCTCGACACCAATGTCATGGGCACTGCCCACCTGCTGAACGCGATCGATCGTGCGGGCTATGGCCCTGAACGCCCCTGCGGCGTAGTAGTCATCACGTCGGACAAGTGTTACGAAAACCGGGAAACCTATGCCGCCTACCGCGAAGACGAGCCCATGGGCGGGCATGACGTGTACAGTGCCAGCAAAGGCATGGCGGAACTGCTCGTGGCTTCCTGGCGACGGTCTTTCTATACCGAAACCGCGGACGCGCCCGCCGTCCGCCTGGCAAGCTGCCGCGCGGGAAACGTCATCGGCGGCGGAGACTGGTCGCCCGACCGGATCATGGTCGACGCCATGAACGCCCTTATGAAAGATGAGGCAATCCCGGTGCGCAATCCCCTCTCTGTTCGTCCCTGGCAACACGTGCTCGAGCCGCTTTCGGGATACCTTCAAGTTGGCGCGGCGCTTCTGGACGATGACGCATCCTTCGACTGCAGGACGCCGTGGAATTTCGGACCCGGCCGCGAATCGGAACGCACGGTGGCGCAGCTGTGCGACGCTATCGTGGCCGCATGGGGAGGGGGCGCGTGGACACAGGCTATCGAGTCGGAAGCGGTCCACGAAGCCCGTTTCCTCAAGCTCGCCATCGACAAAGCGTGGCATTTCCTCGGGTGGCAGCCGGTCTGGGATTTCCAGACCACTGTCGCGGAGACGGTCTCCTGGTACAAACTGGCACA harbors:
- the topA gene encoding type I DNA topoisomerase; amino-acid sequence: MARYLVVVESPAKARTINKFLGSSYMVKACYGHVRDLPKSSLGVDIDRNFEPQYVQLKESRKAVKELQEAAEKADRILLATDPDREGEAIGWHVAALLEKVGKPAARVVFNEITKRCVCEAAKNPRPIDANLVDAQQARRILDRLVGYKISPLLQFGMQRGLSAGRVQSVAVRMVCEREEAIRNFVPREYWTLDADFLTPREEGFTARLTKVRGEKADLENEGQVQAVLTALDGAEFRVAGVEKKEVKRHPYPPFITSTLQQEASRKLGFAPRKTMVIAQQLYEGIALGAEGRVGLITYMRTDSTRLAQEAIQDVRQHIATHFERAMLPDQPNFYRSKKGAQDAHEAIRPTSAGHTPETIGRFLDTDQLKLYTLIWKRFVACQMASAIFDQTSIDVEAREHIFRATGAVLKFKGFLAMYEETVEDPGEDDATAGLLPGVQKGEETRLQAYKPEQHFTQPPPRFTEASLIRALEENGIGRPSTYAQIMNTIVERGYVVREKRRLCPTPLGENVNNVLVSNFPDILNINFTAELENELDEVEEGQREWHDLLRSFYTEFEKDLHAAQHKIVTETVGEGTKCPKCGSELEFMTGRFGPYLRCVKHPDCDGRVNVKRKKEEEPSDVTCPQCGAPMVYRRSRFGKFLGCSRYPECTYTLKKDGKEKKPAEPVGLKCPQDGCDGDLVWRLGRGKRFVGCSRYPKCRFSVFGDKEAETPCPKCGHPWTMGSKRGRQRIWHCVACNHEHKEFAAETKASEPHVAEQSEV
- a CDS encoding DUF494 family protein; its protein translation is MKQSLIELVDVILRRIQEQPERATSEIGLRKWLAGQGYKKRDIDAAMKLVGSRVVPYHMVQQAQPVPVRALAEIEFHKMTAEARDALSRLEFYGLISPQEREAILDNVVQFDGRIGLDELDYLLSWIVCGGRDFESQQTIYGVMEGQTETFH
- a CDS encoding glycosyltransferase, which gives rise to MIKALYPVFCQDKGATHACYALLSAMRNEAFPVEYWSPQFAAHLNDGFLRPGMPRPLFRLLCRLNLYRKPLVSTWAIRHLEKRYLNGFHDGDIAYLWPAVSVELYRSVKQRGITIVAERINCHRKTSLRVLREAYEKLGWPPKHGIKEADVTVESEKMALADYVFAPSNNVAASLVDAGVPEAKVLQSSYGWEPRRFRFQDKAVSNPDCPTFLFVGRGCVRKGVPWLLKMWERAGIQGRLLLFLLGDMECAVSEHYSEYLNRSDVIIPQDTTDINEAYRKADVFIFPTHEEGSPLVSYEALGWGLPSLVSPMGGGAIVRDGVEGYVMDPYDVDLWAERIHTIARDRELRENMARAARARAEEFTWDRVGLRRRAQFLNIMRK
- the rfbF gene encoding glucose-1-phosphate cytidylyltransferase; the protein is MKTVILCGGKGTRIRDVSSEIPKPMVPIGEFPVLKHIMDIYSLHGYRDFVLCLGFKGWKIKEYFLNFRAQTADITIDMANNGTVRYADTEMPPWQITLAETGLEAMTGCRIKRIQKYVGNDRFMLTYGDGVGDVNIRALADFHRSHGKLITITSVRPPARFGELVVKNNQVTSFQEKPQAAAGYINGGFFVCEPGVFDYVTAEESCTFERQPLQRLARDGQMMTYYHDGFWMPMDTFREYTLLNDMWNRGEAPWLKKS
- the rfbG gene encoding CDP-glucose 4,6-dehydratase, whose translation is MPFRDFYRGKKVLITGHTGFKGSWLASWLEILNAEVYGLALEPNTDPALFDILGLKDRVNHRILDIRDPEPLAAHVAAVRPDLVFHMAAQPIVRLSYEIPLETLDTNVMGTAHLLNAIDRAGYGPERPCGVVVITSDKCYENRETYAAYREDEPMGGHDVYSASKGMAELLVASWRRSFYTETADAPAVRLASCRAGNVIGGGDWSPDRIMVDAMNALMKDEAIPVRNPLSVRPWQHVLEPLSGYLQVGAALLDDDASFDCRTPWNFGPGRESERTVAQLCDAIVAAWGGGAWTQAIESEAVHEARFLKLAIDKAWHFLGWQPVWDFQTTVAETVSWYKLAHESRFDTSAMREKTRGQIMKYTQNAFDRGLPWADSA